GGGTTTCTGTAAAAAGAGCTATGAAGTCTGCGATCCAGCAGGCGATGAAGTATAACGCTCTTGGAATCAAAGTTATAGTTTCTGGTCGCTTAGGTGGTGCAGAGATTGCAAGAACTGAGAGATATCATGAGGGTCGTGTACCTCTTCATACATTTAGAGCTGATGTGGATTATGCATTAGCTGAAGCTCACACTACTTACGGTGTAATTGGTGTTAAAGTTTGGATTTATAGATCTGATAATTATTAATAATTTAGGAAAAATGAGATGTTAGCTCCTAAAAAAACACGTTATAGAAAAGCCCATAAGGGAAGAATTCATGGTAATGCAAAGGGTGGCTTTTCTGTTAGTTTTGGTACTTTTGGTTTGAAAGCTTTACAGCCAGAAAGAATTACCGCTCGCCAAATTGAAGCGGCCAGAAGAGCAATTATGCGTTATATAAAGCGTTCGGGCAAATTATGGATAAGAATTTTCCCGGATATTCCTGTTTCTAAAAAGCCTGCAGAGGTGAGAATGGGAAGTGGTAAGGGTTCTCCAGAGTATTTCGTAGTAAGAGTTAAGCCTGGCAAGGTTTTGTTTGAGCTGGATGGTGTTAGTGAAGAATTGGCACGTGGTGCATTTGATAAAGCTTCTGCAAAACTTCCAATTAAAACAAAATTTGTTAAAGCTGTTGGAGAGGAAGTAAATGGCTAATAAAAAAATGCAAGAAATTAATTCTTGTGCAAAAGAGCAAATTCTTGAACAGCTTAAAATGGTTGACAAGGAAATGATGAATATTCGTTTTCAAAGAGTCACTTCGGAATTTAAAAATACTGCTCGCATAAGAGATTTAAAAAAACAAAAAGCTCGTTTGTTAACATTGTTTAATCAAAAATTTAAGCGGAGTAAATCCAGTGCCTAAACGCGTATTGACAGGTGTAGTGGTTAGTGATAAACCTAATAAAACAGCTGTAATTAAAGTTACTCGTCGTATTAAACATCCAATTTACAAAAAGACAGTAACAGTAACAAAAAAATATTCTGTACATGACGAAAATAATGAATGTCATATGGGTGACTTTGTGACATTTGAAGAGTCTTCTCCTATTTCTAAAACCAAGAAATGGAAAGTTACAAATATTGCTAAGTCAGAACAATAATTTGAATTTATAGTAGGTTTCTTATGATTCAGATGGGTACACGTCTTGAAGTTGCAGATAATTCTGGAGCTAGTGAGATTGAATGTATTAAAGTTTTAGGTGGCTCAAAAAAATATATTGCAGGTATTGGTGAAATTATCAAAGTATCTGTGAAAAAGGCTGCTCCTAGAACTAAGGTTAAAAAGGGTGAGATTTACTTTGCTGTAATAGTAAGGATAAAAAAAGAAATAAGAAGACCTGATGGGAGCTTTATCAAGTTTGATAAAAATGCTGCTGTATTGCTTAATAAGCAATATGAACCTATCGGAACTCGTATATTTGGCCCAGTAGTTAGAGAATTGCGTGCAGGTGGTTTTATGAAAATAATATCATTAGCCGAAGAGGTGTTATAATTATGAATAAATTTAAGAAAAACGATTTAATAGTAGTTATTACGGGCAAAGATCGTGGCAAAGAAGGTAAAATTCTTAAGGTTATACCTAAAGATAGTAAGGTGATTGTTGAGAATATTAACACGGTTACTAAACATGAAAAGCCAAGTTATTCATCAGCCGGTGGTAAAATAAAAAAGCCAATGCCGCTTGATTGGTCTAATGTTGCGCATAAAGATCCCAAGTCTGGTAAACCATCACGTGTTAAATTTGTAATACTTGATGGTGAGAAGAAAAGAGTTTTGGTCAAATCAGGTGAAAAGCTTGACTAAGTAATTTAGGTTAAAAATATGACTGCTAGTAAATTAAAAAACTATAAAGAAAAGTATAAAACTGAAGTTGTTAAAAAACTTCAAGAAAAGTTTAAATATACAAATGTAATGCAAATTCCAAAAATTGTTAAAATTGTAGTTAATATTGGATATGGGGAAGCTGCACAAAATTCAAAATTAATGGATAATGCAGTTAAAGATTTAACTTTAATAGCTGCTCAAAAACCAGTGGTTACTAAAGCAAGAAAGTCTATTGCTTCATTTAAGTTGCGTGAAAATATGCCGATTGGTTGTATGGTAACTTTGCGTGGTGATAAAATGTATAGTTTCTTAGAAAGGCTTGTGTTAGTTGCCTTACCAAGGGCAAGAGATTTTAAAGGATTTTCTAAAAAATCTTTTGATGGCCGTGGTAATTTAACAATTGGTGTTAAAGAGCAAATTATTTTCCCGGAAATTGATTACGATAAGATTGATAAAGTTAGAGGTTTAGATATTACCATCGTTACTACAGCTACTTCTAATGACGAAGGTTATGAGCTTTTAAAATTATTTAATATACCTTTTTATAACTAAAGAAGGAAGTTATGGCGAAACGTAGTGCTATTCAAAAAAATAATAAAAGAAAAAAACTATCCAATGGACAGTTTTTAAAAAGACAAAATTTACAACAACAATGTAAAGACGAGAATCTACCTCTTAGTGAACGTTTCGAAGCAGCGCAAAAACTTGCTGAGCTTCCAAGAGATGGCTCATATATTAGAGTTAGAAATCGTTGTGAAATAACAGGCAGACCAAGAGGTTTTTATAGAGATTTTAAAATGTCTCGTATTGCATTAAGATCACTTGCTAATCTTGGGTTGCTTACTGGTGTTAAAAAGGCAAGTTGGTAGGAGCGAATTATGTTAACTGATATTGTTGCAGATTCATTAACAAGAATTAGAAATGCTCAAATGGCAATGTTGTCATATGTTGAGATTTCATTCTCAACTTTTTTAGAAGAGATTATGGAAGTTCTTAAGGAATCTGGTTATATATCTGACTATGAAGTTATCGGTGAAGTTAAAAAGATTATTCGAATTAATCTTAAATATCATAACGGTAAATCTGTTATTTCTCAGATAAAAAGATGTTCCAAGCCTGGTAAAAGAGAGTATGTTCAAATTAAAAATTTACCAAAATACTTTAATGGCTTGGGTATATACATTTTATCTACGCCTAAGGGTGTTATGACTGATCATAAAGCTCGACATTTAAATGTTGGTGGCGAATTAATTTGTTGCGTATTCTAAGGTATAGTTATGTCAAGAATTGGAAAATTACCTGTTAAT
This window of the Rickettsiales endosymbiont of Stachyamoeba lipophora genome carries:
- the rplX gene encoding 50S ribosomal protein L24, which encodes MIMNKFKKNDLIVVITGKDRGKEGKILKVIPKDSKVIVENINTVTKHEKPSYSSAGGKIKKPMPLDWSNVAHKDPKSGKPSRVKFVILDGEKKRVLVKSGEKLD
- the rplP gene encoding 50S ribosomal protein L16, which codes for MLAPKKTRYRKAHKGRIHGNAKGGFSVSFGTFGLKALQPERITARQIEAARRAIMRYIKRSGKLWIRIFPDIPVSKKPAEVRMGSGKGSPEYFVVRVKPGKVLFELDGVSEELARGAFDKASAKLPIKTKFVKAVGEEVNG
- the rplE gene encoding 50S ribosomal protein L5, whose translation is MTASKLKNYKEKYKTEVVKKLQEKFKYTNVMQIPKIVKIVVNIGYGEAAQNSKLMDNAVKDLTLIAAQKPVVTKARKSIASFKLRENMPIGCMVTLRGDKMYSFLERLVLVALPRARDFKGFSKKSFDGRGNLTIGVKEQIIFPEIDYDKIDKVRGLDITIVTTATSNDEGYELLKLFNIPFYN
- the rpmC gene encoding 50S ribosomal protein L29, with amino-acid sequence MANKKMQEINSCAKEQILEQLKMVDKEMMNIRFQRVTSEFKNTARIRDLKKQKARLLTLFNQKFKRSKSSA
- the rpsN gene encoding 30S ribosomal protein S14, whose translation is MAKRSAIQKNNKRKKLSNGQFLKRQNLQQQCKDENLPLSERFEAAQKLAELPRDGSYIRVRNRCEITGRPRGFYRDFKMSRIALRSLANLGLLTGVKKASW
- the rpsQ gene encoding 30S ribosomal protein S17 — its product is MPKRVLTGVVVSDKPNKTAVIKVTRRIKHPIYKKTVTVTKKYSVHDENNECHMGDFVTFEESSPISKTKKWKVTNIAKSEQ
- the rplN gene encoding 50S ribosomal protein L14, which translates into the protein MIQMGTRLEVADNSGASEIECIKVLGGSKKYIAGIGEIIKVSVKKAAPRTKVKKGEIYFAVIVRIKKEIRRPDGSFIKFDKNAAVLLNKQYEPIGTRIFGPVVRELRAGGFMKIISLAEEVL